A window of the Glaciimonas sp. CA11.2 genome harbors these coding sequences:
- a CDS encoding outer membrane lipoprotein-sorting protein, which translates to MNNHYRLSIPSKLCVCLGVIVFLTSAARAETPPLGAAQVVDKNVVARGGATAWGAIRSISFVGKIDAGRTHPTPPGTVDSYSTGPSNLRPGQRRMMIAETPVKPEEVIALPFRLELKRPRKSRLELDFAGDTAIQVYDGSAGWKVRPFMGRTTVESFTPAEIKIAASQQELDGLLINAAAKGSQIRMEGMDSVNGVRAYKLRVALRDGDVRRVWVDAATFLDVKVDGIRDVGGRSRAMTTLLSDYRRIDGVMIPFKMETHGVGLKDAERIVVEKVVINADLPDTRFAKP; encoded by the coding sequence ATGAACAACCACTATCGTCTTTCCATTCCCTCAAAATTATGCGTGTGTTTGGGCGTGATAGTTTTCCTGACCTCGGCTGCGCGGGCAGAAACCCCACCGTTGGGTGCAGCACAAGTTGTCGATAAGAATGTCGTGGCGCGGGGTGGAGCAACCGCTTGGGGTGCTATTCGTTCGATTTCCTTTGTAGGTAAGATCGATGCTGGGCGGACCCATCCCACTCCTCCCGGCACGGTTGATAGCTACTCAACGGGTCCGTCGAATCTGCGCCCTGGTCAGCGCCGCATGATGATCGCTGAAACGCCCGTAAAGCCAGAGGAGGTGATTGCTTTGCCGTTTCGGCTGGAGTTGAAGCGACCGCGTAAAAGTCGGCTGGAGCTTGACTTCGCTGGCGATACCGCGATTCAGGTCTACGACGGTAGCGCAGGATGGAAGGTTCGGCCTTTCATGGGACGCACGACGGTCGAATCGTTCACCCCTGCGGAGATAAAAATTGCCGCTTCCCAACAGGAGCTAGACGGTCTGCTGATTAATGCCGCCGCCAAGGGCAGTCAAATCCGCATGGAAGGTATGGATAGCGTAAATGGGGTACGCGCTTATAAACTCAGGGTGGCGTTACGCGATGGAGATGTGCGTCGGGTATGGGTGGATGCTGCGACGTTCCTGGATGTCAAGGTCGATGGTATCAGGGATGTCGGTGGTCGTTCGCGTGCGATGACGACGCTACTTAGCGATTACCGCCGCATCGACGGCGTGATGATTCCCTTCAAGATGGAAACCCATGGTGTCGGGCTGAAGGATGCTGAACGAATAGTCGTGGAGAAAGTAGTGATCAACGCGGATCTTCCGGATACACGGTTCGCAA